The Danio aesculapii chromosome 8, fDanAes4.1, whole genome shotgun sequence genome window below encodes:
- the rhoab gene encoding rho-related GTP-binding protein RhoA-B translates to MAAIRKKLVIVGDGACGKTCLLIVFSKDQFPEVYVPTVFENYVADIEVDSKQVELALWDTAGQEDYDRLRPLSYPDTDVILMCFSIDSPDSLENIPEKWTPEVKHFCPNVPIILVGNKKDLRNDEHTRRELTKMKQEPVKAEEGRDMANRIGAFGYMECSAKTKDGVREVFEMATRAALQARRGKKSNKCCLL, encoded by the exons ATGGCAGCAATTCGCAAGAAGCTGGTGATTGTAGGAGATGGAGCATGCGGGAAAACATGTTTGCTTATCGTGTTCAGTAAAGACCAGTTTCCTGAAGTCTACGTACCAACAGTGTTTGAAAACTATGTTGCCGACATTGAAGTTGACAGCAAACag GTGGAACTCGCTCTGTGGGATACAGCAGGACAGGAGGACTATGACAGGCTTCGTCCTCTTTCATACCCAGACACTGATGTCATTCTTATGTGTTTCTCTATTGACAGTCCTGACAGTTTAG AGAATATTCCAGAGAAGTGGACTCCTGAGGTCAAACACTTTTGTCCAAACGTTCCAATCATCCTTGTGGGCAACAAAAAAGACCTGCGCAATGATGAACACACACGCAGGGAACTGACCAAGATgaagcag GAGCCAGTTAAAGCAGAGGAAGGGAGAGACATGGCCAATCGAATTGGAGCATTTGGTTATATGGAATGTTCTGCCAAAACAAAAGATGGCGTTCGGGAGGTGTTTGAAATGGCCACTAGAGCGGCGCTACAGGCACGCAGGGGAAAGAAGAGCAACAAATGCTGTCTGCTGTGA